The Anopheles bellator unplaced genomic scaffold, idAnoBellAS_SP24_06.2 scaffold00609_ctg1, whole genome shotgun sequence genomic sequence CACTGTCGATGAAATGGTTTCTTTTGTtataaatttgtttcgatgAAGAAACTTACCTCAAGCCGTTCCTGTATGCTGATAATCTCTATCGGGCGCGTGCTTTCGGTACAGCTGTGGAACAATGTCTGATTCGTGTTCAAATCTACAACATGAAGATAATCTCGGCATTCGTTGTCATCTTCATTAAAGCGAAcgaataatataatatataacATAATTAATATAATAAATGTGGGTTTTTCATTAACTTGGTTTTGTTGGCATCCTACTTACATCGCAATGCTATGTCTAGAATGGTGAGTTTTATCCTTTGGTTTAGTCCCGCGTATAACGTCCACCTACAAATGCTGTCACCGATGTAGTACTTCGGATAGCCAGGAGTCATTAGAAACCCCTGTCGCAAAGGGTGTTTCAATAACGTACGTTGAACgctaaaaaataatataattcGTCATTATACTATTAAAAGATCGCAAATCTGAATGATTTCAAATCGTAATGGAATATCTCTGGTATTACCTCATGtattttttgtgaaattttaatgattCTAGTCCAACAAAACTGTGAGACCCCGAACTGGTGACAGTATCCTTTTCGAACTGTTCATTGTTTTCAATCGTatcttcgtcttcttcatcatcatcaacatcactCGAATCGACGCCCGTGTCATAATCAATGATTGGATGATAGGGTTCTTGACCAACACCAAAGTCCTTGTGCACCGTTTCCTGGATATTCTTAAATGTTCGATTGTTGAAGCTAAATGGTATGTTATCTCGGTCTTCATGACCAGTCTGGTTCGCTTGCGTCTGTACCGACGGTACTTCCGGTGTTGACTCTTCAACCTCTGGCAGATCAATCCTTTCTTCGTCCCAGTGACCGATTGTAGGCTCCACACCTGTTACCCGCGGTGAAGGCATCGTAGGCGAAGCATCGGTAAAAGTATTGAGCATCTTTTCAAATAGTCCAGCCGTTGGGACGATGGTGTAGGCCGCAGACACTCTCGTGGGGGTTGTTATACCAATTACACTGATATCGTTCGGTCCGAGTGAACTTTCTTCCGGcagaatttctttttcgtaaATTTCTACGTCTTTAGTCGGTGCCGGCAATACAACAATGTCCAAGGTTTCTGTTATTCCACTACCATCGCCAGTGGTTCCAGAATAGTTTAACTCTCGTCCCTCAAGGCGCTTGAAGTCTGTGTCGCTTTTGAGAATTTCATTGTCACTATCGTCCACCACAACCTCGACATCCTTCTTGAAGTAGTACTCGTTTCCgatttgttttatgtcctCCACGACGTCCACATTACTGGGCAGTATTTTCAGTACACGGAAGTCCTAACCAATGTCGAGGCGTCATCAGAGATGAGacaaatgagaaaagtttttgaaCTTAGCATATGCTGcagaaaacttttaattatgGTCAGATGGaacgttatttttttaaagtttccTTAAACTGATAGATTGTTTCCTTGCGGCATCGGGCAGTGTGACGACGGCATGTTATGTGTTATATTCACTTCACCTTTTTTGCAATAGACGCCACATCTTTGATAGCAATCTTTGGCGTCTTTGGTCTTTGAAAAAAGCCCATTAAAAGAACAATGGCATACCGATACTGAAATAGTTGagcaacaacacacacattaTACGTTTTCTCCTAATATGTAAGCCTTTAAGACGAACGACGAAAGAATGTCTAAtgagaacgaaacaaatagaCTACTTTATTACTCATAATTTGGAGTTGGATTGaaaaaatttcacaaactgAAACCTAAATGGCAGCTTCTTTGTATTCTTGTTAGTCATAATGTCTTTCCATACAACCGTGGCTATAAATACAAATAAGAAACACCTGTGTTGATCATGACTCCGCCATGTCATTGCCAACAAAGTTTTCGGATTGCGTCTTCGTAGGTAAGTATTAATAAAAATCCACTGGTTTCTTTCCAGTCCATTGCGGCGTACATTCGGAAGCTGTCGAAAAGTTTTGTGTGCTTCGTGAATCAACTgagagcgaaaaaatgaaattacttGCTCTGTCCGTGCTGCTGTGTACCTTTGTGGTAGGAATCGTCACTAATTTTTGATTTAAGATACAGTAACAGAATGCAACTTTCACAACGTTTTGTAATCCTTTTTTTAGTCACTTACCACAGCGCAAACGACCAAGTCCCCCAAGATTTTTGCTATCCAGCAAGCTGCGGGTGCAATTCTGGGCCAAATGTCCGTTTTTCCCAGTGTCGTTAGCGATATTACCCAAGGCAATAACGTACAGGCGAGTGTCAGCAATGGGCTCAACGCTGTTAACATAATCAAATCTCAATATGGCTATTTCGACACGTCTTACACTTCAGCGGTGCCGACCACGTTGCGCACAAAGCTGACTACATATTTTAATAACTTCAAAACCGCCATTACGAACATCGAAAAGTACCTAGGGCAGACTACCATATCTACCGCCAACCTTTCCAGCGCACTGGACAAGGCTCAAAAAGAACTCATCAATTTGGGCAGTGTGGTCTATCAACTGTAGTGTGTTCATTATGTGTCTGAAATATATTAATAAACTGTACAACGATTACGTACTTTGAAAATTCCCTTCGAATTGTGTTAAGATAGTTTTTTCTTAATATCACATTGAATATTTGTCTTCTTGAGCACGTACTGTTAGCTCAGCtgatttgcatacatttcAACAAACTTGTTGTTCTAAGAAACTTCAGTGTCAGACCGGTAAGCTATTTTAAAGGTACAACTAAGTCACGTAATAATTGTGTGCATattagcattttttttttgctgttgtaaCTCACCTGCGAGAAAACTTTCTGTCGCTGACGGTTTCGATTCCGGACGGCTTCCATCTCTAGATTGGGATCGTCCGTGCCATTGTTAGTCGGTTCATCAATgggttttaatattttcaaattatgaAACGAATGCACTGTTGCTGCGTGCAATGGCTCTGGGCGTGGTTCGCGCCTTCGGCGGACAGCGCCCCACTCGATGTCCTTCTGGACCACAGCCACCGATTCTTCATTGAAATCATCTCCACCTTTGTTGTGAGTCTCGCTAGACAtgttttcggattttttcATTGAAACACTGATCTGATGACCTGCACCATTGGCACCAACATCGGAGGCAGGGACATTCGGC encodes the following:
- the LOC131214335 gene encoding uncharacterized protein LOC131214335, with the protein product FRVSKYCGEHLIVGNEIHWEPLDGDNDSNDDGNDGISDNSGHNTSTVDSHPTDYLLPNVPASDVGANGAGHQISVSMKKSENMSSETHNKGGDDFNEESVAVVQKDIEWGAVRRRREPRPEPLHAATVHSFHNLKILKPIDEPTNNGTDDPNLEMEAVRNRNRQRQKVFSQDFRVLKILPSNVDVVEDIKQIGNEYYFKKDVEVVVDDSDNEILKSDTDFKRLEGRELNYSGTTGDGSGITETLDIVVLPAPTKDVEIYEKEILPEESSLGPNDISVIGITTPTRVSAAYTIVPTAGLFEKMLNTFTDASPTMPSPRVTGVEPTIGHWDEERIDLPEVEESTPEVPSVQTQANQTGHEDRDNIPFSFNNRTFKNIQETVHKDFGVGQEPYHPIIDYDTGVDSSDVDDDEEDEDTIENNEQFEKDTVTSSGSHSFVGLESLKFHKKYMSVQRTLLKHPLRQGFLMTPGYPKYYIGDSICRWTLYAGLNQRIKLTILDIALRYDNECRDYLHVVDLNTNQTLFHSCTESTRPIEIISIQERLEVAVRTTTKIIYPKRGVLLHYT